A genomic segment from Cricetulus griseus strain 17A/GY chromosome 8, alternate assembly CriGri-PICRH-1.0, whole genome shotgun sequence encodes:
- the LOC100773272 gene encoding LOW QUALITY PROTEIN: olfactory receptor 13A1 (The sequence of the model RefSeq protein was modified relative to this genomic sequence to represent the inferred CDS: inserted 1 base in 1 codon), with translation MKTWVENHLIVSDILVSXRTMRNQTLVTEFILQGFSEHPQYHLHLFICFLSLYSVALIGNVLIILAITCNPVLHTPMYFFLLNLATMDIICISSVMPKALKGLVSERNPISYGGCMAQLYFLTWAASSELLLLTAMAYDRYAAICHPLHYGNMMSKAFCSMLAAGVWAVCACNTAIHTGLMTRLNFCGPNVITHFFCEVPPLLLLSCSSTYVNSVMIVLSDAFYDILNFLITIVSYGFIISSILKMRTSEGKKKAFSTCSSHLIVVCMYYTSIFYAYISPVSSYNPEKSKVAGVLYTMLSPTLNPLIYTLRNKEVKAALRKLFPFLKN, from the exons ATGAAAACATGGGTCGAAAATCATCTAATAGTCTCTGATATCCTTGTCA CACGGACAATGAGAAACCAGACCCTGGTGACAGAGTTCATCCTTCAGGGCTTCTCTGAGCACCCACAGTACCATCTCCACTTATttatctgtttcctctctctctactctgtGGCCCTCATAGGTAATGTTCTTATCATCTTGGCCATCACCTGCAACCCTGTGCTCCACACCCCCATGTACTTTTTCTTGTTGAATTTGGCTACCATGGATATCATTTGTATCTCTTCTGTTATGCCCAAGGCCCTGAAGGGTTTGGTGTCAGAGAGGAACCCCATCTCTTATGGTGGCTGCATGGCCCAGCTCTATTTCCTTACATGGGCTGCATCCTCAGAGTTGCTCCTTCTCActgccatggcctatgaccgttATGCAGCCATCTGTCATCCTCTGCATTATGGCAACATGATGAGCAAAGCATTTTGCAGCATGTTAGCTGCTGGAGTGTGGGCGGTCTGTGCTTGCAACACAGCCATTCACACAGGACTGATGACACGCTTGAATTTCTGTGGCCCCAATGTCATTACACATTTCTTCTGTGAGGTACCACCTTTGCTCCTTCTCTCCTGTAGCTCCACCTATGTGAACAGTGTCATGATTGTCTTGTCTGATGCTTTTTATGATATATTGAACTTCCTGATAACCATTGTGTCATATGGCTTCATCATCTCCAGCATCCTGAAGATGCGCACctcagaagggaagaagaaagcctTCTCTACCTGCTCTTCCCACCTCATTGTGGTGTGCATGTATTATACCTCTATTTTCTATGCCTACATAAGCCCAGTCTCCAGCTACAACCCAGAGAAGAGCAAAGTGGCTGGTGTACTGTACACCATGTTGAGTCCTACACTCAATCCTCTGATCTATACTTTGAGAAACAAGGAGGTCAAAGCAGCTCTCAGGAAACTTTTCCctttcctcaaaaattaa
- the LOC118239290 gene encoding zinc finger protein 431-like — protein MYICDDDVYINFTQEEWAFLDPSEKRLCKDVTLNTYRNLIDIGYSWEDHNIEENCNTFRSHRRHHQSCLRLHKRTHTGEKNHECDQCGKSFASNSHLQTHKRSHTGEKPYACNQCGKAFSQQSSLLSHKITHTGEKPY, from the exons ATGTACATCTGTGATGATGATGTGTACATCAACTTCACTCAAGAAGAGTGGGCTTTTCTGGATCCTTCCGAGAAGAGGCTCTGCAAAGATGTGACGCTGAACACCTACAGGAACCTCATTGACATAGGCTACAGTTGGGAAGATCATAATATTGAAGAAAATTGTAATACTTTTAGAAGCCATAGAAGGCATCATCAAAG TTGTCTCCGActccataaaagaacacatactggagagaaaaacCATGAATGTGATCAATGTGGTAAATCTTTTGCAAGTAATAGTCAccttcaaacacataaaagatcacatactggagagaaaccctatgcatgtaatcagtgtggtaaggCTTTTTCACAGCAAAGCAGTCTCCTAAGTCATAAAATaactcatactggagagaaaccctat
- the LOC113837053 gene encoding olfactory receptor 6C4-like — protein sequence MGIEMLMTEKPRNGTAIQEFILEGFPAAQHLGILLFLVHLLAYVASLMGNMLIIIITCEDHRLQTPMYFFLSSFSFVECCFITTVIPQLLAIFLSGRQTISFVACFTQAFVFLFWGATDFFLLAVLSVDRYLAICKPLHYPTLMSPRMCFFLVTVCFVLGFLFMSIPVVMLSQSFYCGPNVIPHYFCDFGPLANLSCSETRSIEMLFFNLALIVLFTTLLIAIFAYSNIVATIVRLPSARERQKAFSTCSSHLIVLSLMYGSCVFIYVKPKQASRLESNREAALVNTVVTPLLNPVIYTLRNKQVHQALRDALSRVKLHR from the exons ATGG GAATAGAAATGCTGATGACAGAGAAACCAAGAAATGGGACAGCCATCCAAGAGTTCATCCTTGAGGGGTTCCCTGCAGCCCAGCACCTGGGGATCCTGCTTTTTCTAGTGCACTTGCTGGCCTACGTGGCTTCCCTCATGGGCAACATGCTCATAATTATCATCACCTGCGAGGACCACCGCTTACAgacacccatgtacttcttcctcagcagTTTCTCCTTTGTCGAGTGTTGTTTTATTACCACCGTTATCCCCCAGCTGCTAGCCATCTTTCTTTCAGGGAGGCAAACGATTTCCTTTGTAGCCTGCTTCACACAAGCCTTCGTCTTTCTTTTCTGGGGAGCAACGGACTTTTTCCTCCTGGCCGTGTTATCCGTGGACCGGTACCTGGCCATCTGCAAACCTCTGCATTACCCCACCCTCATGAGCCCAAGGATGTGTTTCTTCCTCGTTACCGTCTGTTTCGTTCTGGGATTCCTCTTCATGTCCATTCCGGTTGTGATGCTTTCCCAGTCATTTTACTGTGGCCCCAATGTTATTCCTCACTATTTCTGTGATTTTGGACCACTGGCAAATCTCTCCTGTTCAGAAACCAGGTCTATTGAAATGTTGTTTTTTAACCTTGCTTTAATTGTGCTTTTTACAACCCTTCTTATAGCCATCTTTGCGTACAGCAATATAGTAGCCACAATTGTGCGGCTCCCATCAGCCAGGGAGCGACAGAAAGCTTTTTCCACCTGCTCATCCCACCTCATTGTCCTCTCTCTAATGTACGGCAGCTGTGTGTTTATATACGTGAAACCAAAGCAAGCAAGTAGGCTAGAATCCAACAGAGAGGCTGCTCTGGTGAACACAGTCGTGACACCGCTTCTGAACCCTGTCATCTACACTCTGCGCAATAAGCAGGTCCACCAGGCTCTCAGGGATGCGCTGTCCAGGGTCAAATTGCACAGATAG